The following DNA comes from Candidatus Eisenbacteria bacterium.
CGAACCGCCGCGCCGCCAGGGCGCCCACCGCCCCCGGGCCGGAGTGCTCCACGCGCACGGCGTGGCCCTCCTCGGCCAGGGTGTCACCCAGCAGCTTCGCCAGGCGGGGCTCGTCGTCCACCAGCAGCAGGTCCAACTCACGCCTCCGACGCGGGAAAAGTCAGGCGAAACGCCGTGCCGCGGCCCACGCGGCTGTCCACTTCGACCCGGCCGCGGTGCTCGCGGACGATCCGGTCCACCACCGCCAGCCCCAGCCCGGTGCCCCGTTCCTTGCTCGAGTAGAACGGGTCGAAGATGCGCCGCAGCGCGTCCTTCGGGATGCCCTGCCCGGTATCGCGCACCTCGCACTGCCAGCCCCGGTCGCGGCGCTCCAGCGACAGCGTCAGCTCGCCGCCTCCGGGCATGGCGTCCTGGGCGTTCAGGACCAGGTTCAGCAGCACCTGGCGTATGCCGGCGGGGCTGCCGCGAAGCATGGCCGGTCCGTCGGAGGCGTAGCGGGTCGCCACGCGGATGCCGCGCTTGCCCAGCTCGGGCTCGCACAGCAGCCGCACGCGCTCCATGGCCTCGCGGAGGTCCAGCTCCTCCGGCGCGGCGGGGTCGCTGCGCGCGAAATCCAGGTAGGTGGACAGGATGCCGTTGAGCCGCTCCACTTCCTCCGGGATATATTGCCAGATTTCGTCGTCCGGCGGGGCGTTCTTCAACCGCTCCGCGGTGGCCCGCACGATGGCCAGCGGATTGCGGATCTCGTGGGCCATGGTGGCGGCCAGCTGCCCCATGGTGGCCATGGTCTCGCTGCGCCGGGCCCGCTCCTCGGCCGCGATCAGCCCGCGCGTGGCGCGCGCGAAGAAGACGCCCAGCAGCAGGATCGCCAGCGTGGATACCACCGCGACCCCCCAGAGGTCCCGCCGCAGCCGCTCCAGCCCCTCGAAGAAGCCCGCATCGGCCTCCACCGCCAGCACCGCGCGGACCCCGCCGGAGTCCGGCGCGACCGGCGCGTAGGCCGCCTTGTATCGCCGCGCGCCGAGCGCGAACACCGCGCTGGCCGAAGGCCGCCCCAGCAGGGCCTCGGCCGGGGCGGCGCGGTCGAAGGACAGCGAAGGCTGCCGAGTCTCCAGCGGCGGGTCCGCGTCGAGGTCCAGCAGCGTCTTGAGCTCCCGGTCGAAGAGGAACACGGTGCGGATCCAGCCGGTGCTCTCGCGGGTGCGCTGGAGCTGGTGGCGCAGCGTGGCATAGGCGTAGCCGAACTCGCCGTTGTCCAGGAGATCGCGCAGTTCGTCGGAAGTGATGCGGGATGCCGCGGTCACGGCCACCGCGGTGAGGCTGCGGCTGAGTTCGCGCTCCCAGGTGGTCCGGATGGTGCGGTAGTAGAACCAGCCTGCGGCGTTGACCACCAGCAGGACCAGCACGAGGAAGAACAGCGTCCAGCCCAGCTGGACGACGTGAAGGGGGATCTTGGGGCGCGGGGAGTGGACTTTCATGGCTGCCCGGCATACTGAGCGGCGCGGGAGACTCGCTCAACCAAAAAAAAAGTGGGCGGCTTTCGCCGCCCACGGGACACCGGACGCTGGCCGCTTCTCGTCCGGCATCTTTCTGTTTTCTAAAGCGGAAGTGATCCCCGCCTCGAAGTCGTTCCGTTTGCTCGCCGGCACTCCGATCTACTGGCGCCCCGGCAGTTCCTGGTCTCGAGCTTGGCAGGGAACCTCACGCACCTTGTTCCCGACCTAATACCTCAGATGCGCTGTTTTCAAGGTGGATGCGAAGATTTTTCGCCCCCTCCCGAAGAAATCTTGCTAGGCTACAACTTGTTATATGCAAAAGACTTGCGCTGATTTCCATATCGCGGTCATGGCCCGGGAGCCGGTCCCCGGGCGGGTGAAGACCCGCCTGGCGGCGGCCCTGGGGCCGGTGCGGGCGGCGGAGTTGTACGGGGGGTTCCTGGCGGACACGCTGGGGCTGGTCACCCGCTTGCGCCTGCCCGCGTCGGTGTTCACCACCGGAGGGCGGCTGGCGGGGTTCCGCGAGCTCGCCCCGGCCGGCACGAGCTGGGTCCCCCAGGGATCCGGCGACCTTGGGGCGCGCATGCGGCGCGCCTTCGCGGCCTGCTTCCGCGCCGGCGCACGTCGCGTCGTGATGCTGGGCACCGACAGTCCCGGGCTGCCTGCGCGTCACGTGCGGGCCGCGTTTCGCGCCCTCGACCGCTGCGACGTCGTGCTCGGGCCGGCCCTCGACGGCGGGTACTACCTCGTCGGCCTGGATCGGCCCCGCCCCGAGCTGTTGCGTGGCATGCCATGGGGCGAACCGTCCCTGCTGGAGGCGACCGCCCGGCGCGCACGCGAGACCGGCGCGGGCCTGGCTCTCACCGATCCCTGGTTCGACGTGGACAATGCGCGCGACCTGGCGCTGCTCAGGGACCTGGCGGCAAGGGGAGAGTTCCGACCGAGGCCTCGGCACACTCTGAGAATCCTGGAGAAGTTCGCGAGGAGCTGAGGGCGCAGGGGCGAGCCTCGGCGCGGGAGCAAGCTTCGGCGCAGGGGCGAGCCTCGGCGCGGGAGCGAGCTTCGGCGCAGGGGCGAGCTTCTGCCCAGCGGCGGGCTCCGGCGCAGCAGCGGGCTTCGGTCCAGCGGCGCACCGACCCTGCGAAACGAGAGGCGGACCGCCGGGTCACCGTGCGGTCCACCTCCGTGTTTCCGTGTTCGGATGACGCCCTGGTGATTCTCCGCTCGATCGCCCGGCGCGCCGGCCGGGAACTCGAGCTGCCTAGACCTTCCGGCGCAGCGCCAGCAGCGCCACTCCGCCGAGCAGCATCAGGCCCAGCGTGCCGGGCTCCGGCGTGCACGCGGCCTTGAACGCCACGGTTCCGTCCGGGAACGGGTTGCCACCCGCGGTCATCGGCGGGATGTGGTAATCGCGGATGGTGATCGAGTGCGTCCCGGATCCGAACACATGCAGGCCGTTGCTGAACCTGCCGTCCGCGAGTGCCAGGTCGGGATCCCCGGTGTACGGAGGCGCGGTCCTGGGGTCGAGCAATCCGAGCGCATCCCAGTCCGGGACCTTCGGCGTGGTGAACACCAGCTTGCCGAAGTCGTAGACTTCAAACGCGTCGGACACCACCCAGATGTCCGTGATCGTGAACGCCACGTTGCACGCGGACTCCCAGTCCCAGTTGCCCGTGAAGAAGGAACCCTCCGCCATGTTCTCATCGAGCCTCACCCAGGAGCCGTCAAGCGGCATGGGCGCGGCGTGGACGGGGCCGGCGACCAGCGCGAGCAGCAGCGCGCCGGCGATGAGGGGGAGAAACCTCGGGACTCTCATGGGCGACCTCCCACTTGGACCGCGTGACCGCGGCCTGACCCAGCCCTCCGTGCGAAGCCGCACGTTCGCATCCGTACGCCGCTGCCGGTGCAAGGGCGTGGTTCGCGGCGGCACGTCGCGAAACCCACCGACAGCCCGTGCGCAGCCCCGGGATTGCCCGGGGCGGGAATGCTCCCGGAACGATCTGGTTTCCAGATTCTGTGAACGAGCCTTGCGCCGCCGCGGGGCGTTGTCAAGACTGGTTTCCCACTCCCGGGCGGAGGGGGCTGGGTACCAAGGAAACAGCGGACCGCCCGTCTCGCGGGCGATCCGCCGTTGTGCGACCCCGGGTCTTTGGGGGCTACCCGGGGCTACCGCAGTCCCTTAGTCGTTCTTCCGGCGCAGGGCCAGCAGGGCCACGCCGCCCAGCAGCATCAGGCCCATGGTGCCCGGCTCCGGGGTGGTGGCCTTGAATGCCACCGTGCCGTCCGGGAACGGGCCGGCGCCGACCGCGGTGATGGGGATGTGGTAGTCCTGGATGGTCAGCGAGTGGGCGCCCGCGCCAAACGTGTACACCGCGCTGCTGAAGTTGCCGCTGGCCAGGGCCACGTCCGGGTCGCTGGTGTACGGCGGGCTGGTGAACGCGCCGGCGGCGCCGAGGACGTTCCAGTCGGGCATCAGCGGGGTGCTGAATGCCAGCACGCCGAAGTCGTACACGTTGAACGCGTCGGAAACCACGGCCCAGTCGGTGATGGTGAAGTCCACGTTGCTGCTCGAGGTGAAGTCATAGCTGCCGGCGAAAAAGCCGCCGACCGGCATGGTCTCATCGAGCACCACCCAGCTGCCGTCGAGCGCCAGCGGGGTGGCCATGGCCGGGGCCGCGACGGCCGCGAACACGAGCGCGGCGGCGGACAGGAACACGAGAGCCTTCTGACGCATGCTGCCTCCAGTTTCGCCGCTTGCGCGGCGCAAAAAGTCCAGCCCTCCGTGATGGGGTTTCACGGTCGCACTTCGTGCGCCGCTGCCGGATGTGAGGGCAGGCCTTCCGGCGCTTCGCCGTCGGGCACATCGGCAGCCCGTGGGCCTGACGGGAATGACCCGGCAGACTCGGGCGTTCGGCTACTTGGGGCAACCCGCGGGTCGGTGCAAGGTAGCCTTTGGTATACCGGGTTCGAAAGTAGCATTCTCGAGCCCATATTGTCAAGAAACAAAGCTGCCATCTGGAGGCTTGAGGAGGGTGAAATCACGGGTCCTATCGTTGCAAGACAAGTAGTTACGAGGATAGTATCTATAGTATCTTCTTCCCCAGCGCGGAGCAGATAAGCTCCACCCCCAGCGAGGCGGTCTTGTTGCGATCGTCCAGCACCGGGTTGATCTCGACCAGGTCCAGCGCCCGCATCAGGCCGGAATCGGCGATCACTTCCATCGCCAGGTGCGCCTCGCGGTAGGAGATCCCGCCACGGACCGGCGTGCCGGTGCCGGGCGCCTCGTGCGGGTCCAGCACGTCCATGTCGAAGCTCACATGCACGCCCGCCGCCCCCCTGCCGGCCACCTCCAGGGCCCGGTCCACCACCCGGTGCATGCCCTGCTCGTCCACCTCGCGCATGGTGAAGACGGTCACCCCCGCGGCGCGCAGATTATCCCGCTCGCCAGGGTCGAGGTCGCGGGCGCCGATCAGCACGCACCGCTCGGGGTGCACCTTCGGGGCGAAGCCCAGCAGCCCGGTCAGCGCTGGATCTCCCATGCCGCAGCACACTGCCAGCGCCATGCCGTGGATGTTGCCCGAGGGGGTGGTGTGGCAGGTGTTGAAGTCGGCGTGGGCGTCCATCCAGACCAGCCCCAGCTCCGCGCCCTGGCCGCGGTGGTGGGCTGCGGATCCGGCGAGCGAGCCGATGGCCAGCGAGTGGTCTCCGCCCAGCGTGAGCGGCAGCCGGCCCCCGGAGAGCGAGCCCTTCACGCGCTCCGCCAGCCGGGCGCAGGCGTCGGCGATCGGGCCGAGATAACGCAGGCGCGCGTCGCCGCTGTCGGCGGCCTCGGGGATCACCGCGGACAGGTCGCCCGAGTCGTCCACGTCCACGCCGATCTCGGCGAGACGCCGGTCCAGGTCTGCCAGGCGCAGCGCCGAGGGGCCCATGTCCACCCCGCGGCGCCCGGCGCCCAGGTCGATCTGCATGCCGATGAGCCGGACCTTCGCATTCACCGCGTCATGCCCCTCGCGGCCCCGATCAGGGCCGGTAGTCCCTGGACTTGGTGGCGCCGGAGGCCAGGTCGGCCTTGATCTTGGCGGCCTTGGGGCCCTCCGGGTGGTGCTCCACGTAGTCCCGCCAGGCCTTGTCCGCCTCCTCCTGGTTGCCCAGCGACTTCTCGATCACGCCGCGGTTATACATCGCGTTGGCGTGGTGCGGGTCCTTCGCCAGGACCTTGTCCAGTTCGTCCAGCGCGGTGTGGCCGTCCCCGACCTGGAACTTGGACGTGGCCAGGTCCACGCGCACGTCCAGGTTGTCGGGCTGCAGCTTGAGGCCCTTCTCGTAATAGGGGATGGCCTCCTTGAACTTGCCCGCGTCGTACATCATGTTCGCCAGCCCCACGATGTGGGTGAAGTTGTCGGGGGTCTTGTCCACGGCCTCCTTGAGCATGGCGATCTTGGCGTTCATGTCCTCGGGCAGCGCCGGCGCCTGGCCCGAGCCCGGCGGCATGTCGGCCGGCATCCGGCCGTTGTCCTCGGCCGTCTGCTGCGCGTTCTGGGCGGGCTGCATGGAATGCACCATG
Coding sequences within:
- a CDS encoding tetratricopeptide repeat protein — protein: MTAPRKCWECGAAIPEGAGTCPDCGLPVQEGAKAGAARPEAPAPAPKPAPVRRPAVAGTAAGNSRSLQVGLIGVVIGAALGAGGMYMVHSMQPAQNAQQTAEDNGRMPADMPPGSGQAPALPEDMNAKIAMLKEAVDKTPDNFTHIVGLANMMYDAGKFKEAIPYYEKGLKLQPDNLDVRVDLATSKFQVGDGHTALDELDKVLAKDPHHANAMYNRGVIEKSLGNQEEADKAWRDYVEHHPEGPKAAKIKADLASGATKSRDYRP
- the rocF gene encoding arginase; the encoded protein is MQIDLGAGRRGVDMGPSALRLADLDRRLAEIGVDVDDSGDLSAVIPEAADSGDARLRYLGPIADACARLAERVKGSLSGGRLPLTLGGDHSLAIGSLAGSAAHHRGQGAELGLVWMDAHADFNTCHTTPSGNIHGMALAVCCGMGDPALTGLLGFAPKVHPERCVLIGARDLDPGERDNLRAAGVTVFTMREVDEQGMHRVVDRALEVAGRGAAGVHVSFDMDVLDPHEAPGTGTPVRGGISYREAHLAMEVIADSGLMRALDLVEINPVLDDRNKTASLGVELICSALGKKIL
- a CDS encoding PEP-CTERM sorting domain-containing protein (PEP-CTERM proteins occur, often in large numbers, in the proteomes of bacteria that also encode an exosortase, a predicted intramembrane cysteine proteinase. The presence of a PEP-CTERM domain at a protein's C-terminus predicts cleavage within the sorting domain, followed by covalent anchoring to some some component of the (usually Gram-negative) cell surface. Many PEP-CTERM proteins exhibit an unusual sequence composition that includes large numbers of potential glycosylation sites. Expression of one such protein has been shown restore the ability of a bacterium to form floc, a type of biofilm.) translates to MRVPRFLPLIAGALLLALVAGPVHAAPMPLDGSWVRLDENMAEGSFFTGNWDWESACNVAFTITDIWVVSDAFEVYDFGKLVFTTPKVPDWDALGLLDPRTAPPYTGDPDLALADGRFSNGLHVFGSGTHSITIRDYHIPPMTAGGNPFPDGTVAFKAACTPEPGTLGLMLLGGVALLALRRKV
- a CDS encoding PEP-CTERM sorting domain-containing protein (PEP-CTERM proteins occur, often in large numbers, in the proteomes of bacteria that also encode an exosortase, a predicted intramembrane cysteine proteinase. The presence of a PEP-CTERM domain at a protein's C-terminus predicts cleavage within the sorting domain, followed by covalent anchoring to some some component of the (usually Gram-negative) cell surface. Many PEP-CTERM proteins exhibit an unusual sequence composition that includes large numbers of potential glycosylation sites. Expression of one such protein has been shown restore the ability of a bacterium to form floc, a type of biofilm.), with the translated sequence MRQKALVFLSAAALVFAAVAAPAMATPLALDGSWVVLDETMPVGGFFAGSYDFTSSSNVDFTITDWAVVSDAFNVYDFGVLAFSTPLMPDWNVLGAAGAFTSPPYTSDPDVALASGNFSSAVYTFGAGAHSLTIQDYHIPITAVGAGPFPDGTVAFKATTPEPGTMGLMLLGGVALLALRRKND
- a CDS encoding TIGR04282 family arsenosugar biosynthesis glycosyltransferase — its product is MKTRLAAALGPVRAAELYGGFLADTLGLVTRLRLPASVFTTGGRLAGFRELAPAGTSWVPQGSGDLGARMRRAFAACFRAGARRVVMLGTDSPGLPARHVRAAFRALDRCDVVLGPALDGGYYLVGLDRPRPELLRGMPWGEPSLLEATARRARETGAGLALTDPWFDVDNARDLALLRDLAARGEFRPRPRHTLRILEKFARS